Proteins from a genomic interval of Gadus morhua chromosome 21, gadMor3.0, whole genome shotgun sequence:
- the selenoi gene encoding ethanolaminephosphotransferase 1, which produces MAYYDYVSKEQLAGFDKYKYSAVDSNPLSVYVMHPFWNSVVKVLPTWLAPNLITFTGFMFLVLNFLMLAFYDYDFIASAHEHVHVPSWVWFAAGLFNFLAYTLDGVDGKQARRTNSSTPLGELFDHGLDSWACIFFVTTVYSIFGRGETGVSVATLYYILWVVLFSFILSHWEKYNTGILFLPWGYDASQVTISIVYIVTAVVGVETWYKPILWHFHYRDMFSIMIVACSFTVTLPMSLYNVLKAHRNNTLKHSNLYEAFLPFLSPVLLFVLSTVWVVFSPSEILELQPRVYYLMVGTAFANVTCKLIVCQMSNTRCHALCWLLLPMTGVVGLAVTGTVTDETMLLYCWTAVVILAHIHYGVSVVNQLSDHFNIFAFSLKKPNSDUQEEERIGLKEAEV; this is translated from the exons ATGGCTTACTATGACTATGTCTCCAAAGAGCAACTGGCGGGCTTCGACAAATACAAG TACAGCGCAGTCGACTCCAACCCCCTGTCCGTCTACGTCATGCACCCCTTCTGGAACTCTGTCGTCAAG gTCTTGCCGACATGGCTGGCTCCAAACCTCATTACCTTCACAGGATTCATGTTCCTGGTTCTTAACTTCCTCATGCTGGCCTTCTACGACTATGACTTCATTGCTTCTG CTCACGAACACGTCCACGTGCCCAGCTGGGTGTGGTTTGCTGCCGGTCTCTTCAACTTCTTGGCCTACACACTTG ACGGCGTGGATGGCAAGCAGGCGCGCCGCACCAACTCCTCCACGCCCCTAGGGGAGCTGTTCGACCACGGCCTGGACAGCTGGGCCTGCATCTTCTTCGTGACCACCGTGTACTCCATCTTCGGCCGCGGCGAGACGGGCGTGAGCGTCGCCACGCTCTACTACATCCTGTGGGTGGTGCTGTTCTCGTTCATCCTCTCCCACTGGGAGAAGTACAACACGGGCATCCTGTTCCTGCCCTGGGGCTACGACGCCAGCCAAGTG ACCATCTCCATCGTCTACATCGTCACCGCCGTGGTCGGCGTGGAAACGTGGTACAAGCCAATACTGTGGCACTTCCACTACAGGGACATGTTCTCCATCATGATCGTAG ccTGTTCCTTCACTGTGACCCTGCCCATGAGCCTGTACAACGTTCTAAA GGCCCACCGCAACAACACGCTGAAGCACAGCAACCTGTACGAGGCCTTCctgcccttcctctcccccgTGCTGCTGTTTGTCCTCTCCACCGTCTGGGTGGTGTTCTCCCCCTCCGAGATCCTGGAGCTGCAGCCCCGCGTCTACTACCTCATGGTGGGGACGGCCTTCGCCAACGTCACC TGTAAGCTGATCGTGTGTCAGATGAGCAACACGAGGTGCCACGCCCtctgctggctgctgctgcccatgacgggggtggtggggctggcCGTCACCGGGACGGTGACCGACGAGACCATGCTGCTGTACTGCTGGACGGCCGTGGTCATCCTGGCACACATACACTACGGCGTGTCGGTG GTCAACCAGCTGAGTGACCACTTCAACATCTTCGCCTTCTCGTTGAAAAAGCCCAACAGCGActgacaggaggaggagcgaaTCGGCCTGAAGGAAGCAGAGGTCTAA
- the agbl5 gene encoding cytosolic carboxypeptidase-like protein 5 isoform X2 — protein MEARFGNVVFSSSFDSGNLARVEKVEKGSCSPPAAAASTGGAFSGPTPTVPDYEFNVWTQPDCAGTEHENGNRSWFYFSVRGASPGKLLKVTVMNMNKQNKLYSQGMAPLVRTVPGKTRWERVRDRPTFEMVESQFTLSFTHRLSETRGASTFFSFCFPFSYSESQDMLQQLDQSYPNNAVLHPGSPPESVYYHRELLCHSLDGNRVDLLTVTNCGGMEDEREARLPKLFPDTDTPRPHRFPGKRVFFLSSRVHPGETPAAFVFNGFLAFILRRDDPRAQALRSMFVFKLIPMLNPDGVVRGHYRTDSRGVNLNRQYLNPSPELHPSIYAAKTLLLYHHQQHPHPHPNTTLHPPATAAAAAAAAAAEADSAPQSPPLAPLGDKASTNQPQPPLPLTPMEVSLNQRNAEKDGAAPLTPEISMVTEENAWPAAEMGKGVETNGLSPSPAVSATSETACAIEEAVRQGDEPISTQEGGVAYYVDLHGHASKRGCFMYGNSLPNEAQQVENMLYPRLIALNSANFDFQGCNFSEKNMYARDKRDGQSKEGSGRVAIYKAMGLLHSYTLECNYNTGRAMNSIPPACHDNGRATPPPTPSFPPKYTPEIYEQVGRAVAISALDMAEGNPWPRLVLSEHSCLSNLRASLLKYVRNTKSLNGHGQQAPPRTTAHQPGSRASPPKSFSSSLSCSPSEHTLGRVRSNSHSSSSQTPSPKIHSSPSFTFGCPPPPSLASRAHGQQHHHNATHHHSAHHHHNAHPPIVRAGAKPQLGPVRGLSCPDLQVGGAGGVTRKAFPIRIGRGGKGGRSLVSTHPPTEGHAKSAKNTGPDHILSSIEFSKCALQPRKSRIPIISAGSMETPPTHCKSPTSSSGSSTSSTMRVWKIIKPGIRRPLSFSGVSGVQHCLQQVVSIYQPDTLIEALPEPDQLQRQVTDPAISLSDPVLSCETAPMCGEA, from the exons ATGGAGGCCCGCTTCGGTAACGTGGTGTTCAGCTCCAGCTTTGACTCAGGGAACCTGGCCCGCGTGGAAAAGGTGGAGAAGGGCAGTTGCTCCCCCCCGGCTGCCGCAGCCTCGACCGGGGGGGCTTTCTCAGGGCCGACCCCCACAGTACCGGACTATGAGTTCAACGTGTGGACGCAGCCAGACTGTGCCGGGACAGAGCATGAGAATGGAAATAG GTCGTGGTTCTACTTCAGCGTGCGTGGGGCGTCTCCAGGCAAGCTGCTGAAGGTGACCGTGATGAACATGAATAAGCAGAACAAGTTGTACAGCCAGGGCATGGCCCCGCTGGTACGCACCGTTCCCGGCAAGACTCGCTGGGAGAGGGTCCGCGACAGGCCCACCTTCGAG ATGGTGGAGAGCCAGTTCACCCTTTCTTTCACCCACCGGCTGTCAGAGACGAGGGGCGcctccaccttcttctccttctgcttCCCCTTCTCCTACAGCGAGAGCCAGGACATGTTGCAGCAGCTGGACCAGAGCTACCCCAACAATGCTGTCCTCCACCCCGGCAG TCCCCCAGAGAGTGTGTACTACCACCGGGAGCTTCTGTGTCACTCACTGGACGGCAACAGGGTGGACCTCCTCACCGTCACCAACTGCGGCGGCATGGAGGATGAGCGGGAGGCCCGGCTGCCCAAGTTGTTCCCCGACACGGACACCCCGCGGCCCCACCGTTTCCCCGGCAAACGG GTGTTCTTCCTCAGCAGCCGCGTGCACCCGGGGGAGACGCCGGCGGCGTTCGTGTTCAACGGCTTCCTGGCCTTCATCCTGCGGCGGGACGACCCGCGCGCCCAGGCCCTGCGCAGCATGTTCGTCTTCAAGCTCATCCCCATGCTGAACCCCGACGGTGTGGTGCGCGGCCATTACAG AACCGACTCCAGAGGCGTCAACCTGAACAGACAGTACCTCAACCCCAGCCCCGAGCTCCACCCTTCCATCTACGCTGCCAAGACCCTgctcctctaccaccaccaacaacacccccacccacaccccaaCACGACGCTCCACCCCCCGGcaaccgcggcggcggcggcggcggcggcagcggcggagGCAGACTCCGCCCCCCAAAGCCCCCCGTTGGCCCCGCTGGGCGACAAGGCGTCGACCAATCAGCCGCAGCCGccactccccctcacccccatggAGGTCAGCCTGAATCAGCGCAACGCCGAGAAGGACGGGGCCGCGCCCCTCACGCCGGAGATCTCCATGGTTACGGAGGAGAACGCGTGGCCCGCCGCCGAGATGGGAAAGGGCGTTGAGACCAATGGGCTGAGTCCGTCGCCCGCGGTTTCGGCGACGTCAGAGACGGCGTGCGCCATCGAGGAGGCCGTCCGGCAGGGCGACGAGCCGATCTCCACACAAGAAGGAGGCGTGGCCTATTATGTTGACTTGCACGGCCACGCCTCTAAGCGCGGCTGCTTCATGTACGGGAACAGCCTTCCGAACGAAGCCCAGCAG gTGGAGAACATGCTGTACCCGCGGCTCATCGCATTGAACTCGGCAAACTTTGACTTCCAGGGCTGCAACTTCTCTGAGAAGAACATGTATGCCAGGGACAAGCGAGACGGCCAGTCCAAGGAGGGCAGCGGGAGAGTGGCCATCTACAAGGCCATGGGGCTGCTGCACAG TTACACGCTGGAGTGCAACTACAACACAGGAAGAGCCATGAACTCCATCCCACCCGCTTGCCATGACAACGGacgggccacgccccctcccaccccttcctTCCCGCCTAAATACACTCCAGAAATATATGAACAG gtgGGCCGAGCCGTGGCTATCTCGGCGCTGGACATGGCGGAGGGAAACCCGTGGCCCCGATTGGTGCTGTCGGAGCACAGCTGCCTGTCCAACCTGCGGGCCTCGCTCCTGAAGTACGTCCGCAACACCAAGAGCCTCAACGGCCACGGGCAGCAGGCCCCGCCACGGACCACCGCCCACCAGCCGGGGAGCAGGGCCTCGCCTCCCAAGAGCTTCAGCAG cTCTCTGTCCTGCTCCCCGTCAGAGCACACCCTGGGCCGCGTGCGCTCCaacagccacagcagcagcagccagacgCCCTCCCCCAAGATCCACTCCTCGCCCAGCTTCACCTTCGGCTGCCCCCCGCCGCCGTCGCTGGCGTCGCGCGCCCAcgggcagcagcaccaccacaacgccacccaccaccacagcgcacaccaccaccacaacgcaCACCCGCCCATCGTGCGTGCCGGCGCAAAGCCGCAGCTCGGCCCGGTCAGAG GCCTCAGCTGCCCAGACCTACAGGTTGGTGGAGCTGGGGGCGTGACCAGGAAGGCCTTCCCCATTCGGATTGGGCGAGGAGGAAAAGGGGGGCGGAGCCTAGTGTCCACACATCCCCCTACAGAGGGACACGCCAAG aGTGCTAAAAATACTGGACCTGATCACATCCTTTCCTCCATTGAGTTCAGCAA GTGTGCCCTGCAACCCCGGAAAAGTCGTATCCCCATTATAAGTGCGGGATCAATGGAGACTCCGCCCACACACTGTAAAAGCCCCACCTCTTCGAGTGGCAGTTCAACATCCTCCACAATGCGGGTGTGGAAAATCATCAAACCAGGCATTCGCAGGCCGCTCTCGTTCTCAG GTGTATCTGGGGTTCAGCATTGTCTCCAGCAAGTTGTCTCCATCTATCAACCGGACACTCTCATAGAAGCCTTACCTGAGCCAGATCAACTGCAGCGTCAG GTGACCGATCCGGCGATCTCGCTATCTGACCCTGTCCTTTCCTGTGAAACAGCGCCTATGTGTGGCGAGGCCTAA
- the ost4 gene encoding dolichyl-diphosphooligosaccharide--protein glycosyltransferase subunit 4 has product MVTDVQLAIFANMLGVSLFLLVVLYHYVAVNNPKKMD; this is encoded by the coding sequence ATGGTGACAGACGTTCAGCTCGCAATATTCGCCAACATGCTTGGTGTCTCATTGTTCCTACTGGTCGTTTTGTACCACTACGTTGCTGTCAACAACCCCAAGAAAATGGACTAG
- the agbl5 gene encoding cytosolic carboxypeptidase-like protein 5 isoform X1, whose product MEARFGNVVFSSSFDSGNLARVEKVEKGSCSPPAAAASTGGAFSGPTPTVPDYEFNVWTQPDCAGTEHENGNRSWFYFSVRGASPGKLLKVTVMNMNKQNKLYSQGMAPLVRTVPGKTRWERVRDRPTFEMVESQFTLSFTHRLSETRGASTFFSFCFPFSYSESQDMLQQLDQSYPNNAVLHPGSPPESVYYHRELLCHSLDGNRVDLLTVTNCGGMEDEREARLPKLFPDTDTPRPHRFPGKRVFFLSSRVHPGETPAAFVFNGFLAFILRRDDPRAQALRSMFVFKLIPMLNPDGVVRGHYRTDSRGVNLNRQYLNPSPELHPSIYAAKTLLLYHHQQHPHPHPNTTLHPPATAAAAAAAAAAEADSAPQSPPLAPLGDKASTNQPQPPLPLTPMEVSLNQRNAEKDGAAPLTPEISMVTEENAWPAAEMGKGVETNGLSPSPAVSATSETACAIEEAVRQGDEPISTQEGGVAYYVDLHGHASKRGCFMYGNSLPNEAQQVENMLYPRLIALNSANFDFQGCNFSEKNMYARDKRDGQSKEGSGRVAIYKAMGLLHSYTLECNYNTGRAMNSIPPACHDNGRATPPPTPSFPPKYTPEIYEQVGRAVAISALDMAEGNPWPRLVLSEHSCLSNLRASLLKYVRNTKSLNGHGQQAPPRTTAHQPGSRASPPKSFSSSLSCSPSEHTLGRVRSNSHSSSSQTPSPKIHSSPSFTFGCPPPPSLASRAHGQQHHHNATHHHSAHHHHNAHPPIVRAGAKPQLGPVRDPKAPEKRRPTHHRPVLQSPSNTSRTPPVRPPPPSSSSSSSVCTGAGPSCTLPASVSLAGLSCPDLQVGGAGGVTRKAFPIRIGRGGKGGRSLVSTHPPTEGHAKSAKNTGPDHILSSIEFSKCALQPRKSRIPIISAGSMETPPTHCKSPTSSSGSSTSSTMRVWKIIKPGIRRPLSFSGVSGVQHCLQQVVSIYQPDTLIEALPEPDQLQRQVTDPAISLSDPVLSCETAPMCGEA is encoded by the exons ATGGAGGCCCGCTTCGGTAACGTGGTGTTCAGCTCCAGCTTTGACTCAGGGAACCTGGCCCGCGTGGAAAAGGTGGAGAAGGGCAGTTGCTCCCCCCCGGCTGCCGCAGCCTCGACCGGGGGGGCTTTCTCAGGGCCGACCCCCACAGTACCGGACTATGAGTTCAACGTGTGGACGCAGCCAGACTGTGCCGGGACAGAGCATGAGAATGGAAATAG GTCGTGGTTCTACTTCAGCGTGCGTGGGGCGTCTCCAGGCAAGCTGCTGAAGGTGACCGTGATGAACATGAATAAGCAGAACAAGTTGTACAGCCAGGGCATGGCCCCGCTGGTACGCACCGTTCCCGGCAAGACTCGCTGGGAGAGGGTCCGCGACAGGCCCACCTTCGAG ATGGTGGAGAGCCAGTTCACCCTTTCTTTCACCCACCGGCTGTCAGAGACGAGGGGCGcctccaccttcttctccttctgcttCCCCTTCTCCTACAGCGAGAGCCAGGACATGTTGCAGCAGCTGGACCAGAGCTACCCCAACAATGCTGTCCTCCACCCCGGCAG TCCCCCAGAGAGTGTGTACTACCACCGGGAGCTTCTGTGTCACTCACTGGACGGCAACAGGGTGGACCTCCTCACCGTCACCAACTGCGGCGGCATGGAGGATGAGCGGGAGGCCCGGCTGCCCAAGTTGTTCCCCGACACGGACACCCCGCGGCCCCACCGTTTCCCCGGCAAACGG GTGTTCTTCCTCAGCAGCCGCGTGCACCCGGGGGAGACGCCGGCGGCGTTCGTGTTCAACGGCTTCCTGGCCTTCATCCTGCGGCGGGACGACCCGCGCGCCCAGGCCCTGCGCAGCATGTTCGTCTTCAAGCTCATCCCCATGCTGAACCCCGACGGTGTGGTGCGCGGCCATTACAG AACCGACTCCAGAGGCGTCAACCTGAACAGACAGTACCTCAACCCCAGCCCCGAGCTCCACCCTTCCATCTACGCTGCCAAGACCCTgctcctctaccaccaccaacaacacccccacccacaccccaaCACGACGCTCCACCCCCCGGcaaccgcggcggcggcggcggcggcggcagcggcggagGCAGACTCCGCCCCCCAAAGCCCCCCGTTGGCCCCGCTGGGCGACAAGGCGTCGACCAATCAGCCGCAGCCGccactccccctcacccccatggAGGTCAGCCTGAATCAGCGCAACGCCGAGAAGGACGGGGCCGCGCCCCTCACGCCGGAGATCTCCATGGTTACGGAGGAGAACGCGTGGCCCGCCGCCGAGATGGGAAAGGGCGTTGAGACCAATGGGCTGAGTCCGTCGCCCGCGGTTTCGGCGACGTCAGAGACGGCGTGCGCCATCGAGGAGGCCGTCCGGCAGGGCGACGAGCCGATCTCCACACAAGAAGGAGGCGTGGCCTATTATGTTGACTTGCACGGCCACGCCTCTAAGCGCGGCTGCTTCATGTACGGGAACAGCCTTCCGAACGAAGCCCAGCAG gTGGAGAACATGCTGTACCCGCGGCTCATCGCATTGAACTCGGCAAACTTTGACTTCCAGGGCTGCAACTTCTCTGAGAAGAACATGTATGCCAGGGACAAGCGAGACGGCCAGTCCAAGGAGGGCAGCGGGAGAGTGGCCATCTACAAGGCCATGGGGCTGCTGCACAG TTACACGCTGGAGTGCAACTACAACACAGGAAGAGCCATGAACTCCATCCCACCCGCTTGCCATGACAACGGacgggccacgccccctcccaccccttcctTCCCGCCTAAATACACTCCAGAAATATATGAACAG gtgGGCCGAGCCGTGGCTATCTCGGCGCTGGACATGGCGGAGGGAAACCCGTGGCCCCGATTGGTGCTGTCGGAGCACAGCTGCCTGTCCAACCTGCGGGCCTCGCTCCTGAAGTACGTCCGCAACACCAAGAGCCTCAACGGCCACGGGCAGCAGGCCCCGCCACGGACCACCGCCCACCAGCCGGGGAGCAGGGCCTCGCCTCCCAAGAGCTTCAGCAG cTCTCTGTCCTGCTCCCCGTCAGAGCACACCCTGGGCCGCGTGCGCTCCaacagccacagcagcagcagccagacgCCCTCCCCCAAGATCCACTCCTCGCCCAGCTTCACCTTCGGCTGCCCCCCGCCGCCGTCGCTGGCGTCGCGCGCCCAcgggcagcagcaccaccacaacgccacccaccaccacagcgcacaccaccaccacaacgcaCACCCGCCCATCGTGCGTGCCGGCGCAAAGCCGCAGCTCGGCCCGGTCAGAG ACCCTAAGGCTCCAGAGAAGAGACGCCCCACCCACCACCGCCCGGTCCTCCAGTCTCCTAGCAACACCAGTCGTACACCCCCTgtccgccccccacccccttcctcgtcttcctcctcctcggtgTGCACGGGGGCCGGCCCCTCTTGCACCCTCCCGGCCTCCGTCAGTTTGGCAG GCCTCAGCTGCCCAGACCTACAGGTTGGTGGAGCTGGGGGCGTGACCAGGAAGGCCTTCCCCATTCGGATTGGGCGAGGAGGAAAAGGGGGGCGGAGCCTAGTGTCCACACATCCCCCTACAGAGGGACACGCCAAG aGTGCTAAAAATACTGGACCTGATCACATCCTTTCCTCCATTGAGTTCAGCAA GTGTGCCCTGCAACCCCGGAAAAGTCGTATCCCCATTATAAGTGCGGGATCAATGGAGACTCCGCCCACACACTGTAAAAGCCCCACCTCTTCGAGTGGCAGTTCAACATCCTCCACAATGCGGGTGTGGAAAATCATCAAACCAGGCATTCGCAGGCCGCTCTCGTTCTCAG GTGTATCTGGGGTTCAGCATTGTCTCCAGCAAGTTGTCTCCATCTATCAACCGGACACTCTCATAGAAGCCTTACCTGAGCCAGATCAACTGCAGCGTCAG GTGACCGATCCGGCGATCTCGCTATCTGACCCTGTCCTTTCCTGTGAAACAGCGCCTATGTGTGGCGAGGCCTAA